In a genomic window of Nostoc sp. UHCC 0870:
- a CDS encoding ABC transporter permease yields the protein MNFLESMQMAGKTLLANKLRSALTMLGIVIGNASVIAMIGIGEAGQNFVNKELESLGPNVLFIIPGNQATERISRELPKTLVYEDAKAIASQVPTIVNVTAELNTRQVVTYSNRNTDVNIIGTTPNFLVVRDFEVAQGRFFSDVDMKRSNQVVVIGGKLANRLFGNSNPVGQQLRIKNASFQIIGVLETKGSSLGVDYDDSALIPVFTMANRIVGRTSPYGLELTYIVASAKNAESVDAAVFQITNLLRQRHKLIGEDDFTIRTQKDALQTVGQITGALTIMLAAIAGISLFVGGIGIMNIMLVSVTERTQEIGLRKAIGATEQDILLQFMIEAVIVSAIGGLIGTGIGVGGILLVAAVTPLESALSPVAIASTVGISGCIGLFFGVVPARRAAKLDPIVALRSA from the coding sequence ATGAACTTTCTAGAAAGTATGCAAATGGCAGGCAAAACCCTGCTAGCTAATAAACTACGTAGTGCGCTGACTATGCTGGGTATAGTGATTGGTAACGCTTCAGTAATTGCCATGATTGGGATTGGTGAAGCCGGACAAAACTTTGTCAACAAAGAACTAGAATCCTTGGGGCCAAACGTATTATTTATCATTCCGGGGAATCAGGCGACTGAACGCATTTCTAGAGAACTGCCAAAGACTTTAGTCTATGAAGATGCCAAAGCGATCGCTAGTCAAGTACCTACCATTGTCAACGTCACTGCGGAGTTAAACACTAGGCAAGTAGTTACTTATAGTAATCGAAATACCGATGTCAATATTATCGGCACAACGCCTAATTTCTTAGTAGTGCGAGACTTTGAAGTTGCCCAAGGCAGATTTTTTAGCGACGTAGATATGAAACGCAGCAATCAAGTTGTCGTCATCGGTGGCAAATTAGCCAACAGACTTTTTGGTAATAGTAACCCTGTAGGGCAACAATTAAGAATTAAAAACGCTAGTTTTCAAATTATTGGAGTATTAGAAACCAAAGGTTCAAGCTTAGGTGTTGACTACGATGATTCGGCTTTAATACCTGTTTTTACGATGGCTAACCGGATTGTGGGGCGGACTTCTCCCTATGGATTGGAGTTAACTTATATTGTCGCCTCTGCCAAAAATGCCGAAAGTGTTGATGCAGCAGTCTTTCAAATCACTAATTTGTTACGTCAACGCCACAAACTCATCGGCGAAGATGACTTTACGATTAGAACTCAAAAAGATGCTTTGCAAACAGTCGGGCAAATTACTGGTGCATTGACAATTATGCTAGCTGCGATCGCCGGCATCTCATTATTTGTTGGTGGTATCGGTATCATGAATATTATGCTCGTTTCCGTCACCGAACGCACCCAAGAAATCGGACTGCGGAAAGCCATCGGTGCTACTGAGCAAGATATTTTACTGCAATTTATGATTGAAGCAGTGATTGTATCAGCAATTGGCGGTTTAATCGGGACTGGGATTGGTGTTGGTGGCATTTTGTTGGTAGCAGCCGTTACACCCTTAGAATCAGCACTATCTCCCGTAGCGATCGCCTCAACTGTTGGTATTTCCGGCTGTATCGGGTTATTTTTTGGTGTAGTTCCCGCAAGACGTGCGGCTAAACTCGATCCCATTGTGGCACTGAGAAGTGCTTAG
- a CDS encoding pyridoxal phosphate-dependent aminotransferase, with the protein MIQFISRMQAVQSPIIPLVGELITNSPGTISLGQGVVSYNPPPEAIEILPQFLAEPTNNLYKAVEGIPLLLTALAKKLLTFNGIEINRENHIVVTAGSNMAFMNAILAITSPGDEIILNTPYYFNHEMAITMAGCRGVLVETDENYQLRPDAIAKAITPKTRAVVTISPNNPTGVVYSEKLLRQVNQICSDRSIYHISDEAYEYFTYDGIKHVSPAAFTGSSEYTISLFSLSKAYGFASWRIGYMVIPKHLLVAIKKVQDTILICPPVVSQYAALGALQAKPEYLQENIGAIAEVRELVLAYLKQLQDLCTITHADGAFYFFLKVHTPMDAFELVKQLIQQHQIAVIPGTTFGMDNGCYLRVAYGALQKDTVQVGMARLVKGLKTILATAN; encoded by the coding sequence ATGATTCAATTCATCTCCCGAATGCAGGCGGTACAATCGCCAATTATTCCTCTAGTTGGGGAATTAATTACAAATTCTCCTGGCACGATTTCTTTAGGACAGGGTGTAGTTTCTTATAATCCACCACCAGAGGCGATTGAAATTTTGCCGCAGTTTTTGGCTGAACCTACTAATAATTTATATAAAGCCGTTGAAGGTATTCCTCTTTTGTTGACTGCATTAGCCAAAAAATTATTAACATTTAACGGGATTGAAATTAATAGAGAAAATCATATCGTAGTAACTGCGGGCAGCAATATGGCATTTATGAATGCCATTCTCGCTATTACTTCTCCTGGTGATGAAATTATTTTGAATACACCTTATTACTTCAATCATGAAATGGCTATTACTATGGCTGGTTGTCGTGGGGTGTTAGTGGAAACGGATGAAAACTATCAACTGCGTCCAGACGCGATCGCCAAAGCTATTACACCCAAAACACGGGCAGTTGTGACTATTTCACCAAATAATCCTACAGGTGTGGTTTATTCGGAAAAGTTATTGCGACAAGTCAATCAAATTTGTAGCGATCGCAGTATATATCACATTAGTGATGAAGCCTATGAATACTTTACCTATGATGGTATAAAACACGTTTCTCCGGCTGCATTTACTGGCAGTAGTGAGTATACTATTTCCCTGTTTAGTCTTTCTAAAGCTTATGGTTTTGCTAGTTGGCGAATTGGCTATATGGTCATACCCAAGCATCTACTAGTAGCGATTAAAAAAGTCCAAGATACAATTTTGATTTGTCCGCCAGTGGTTTCTCAGTATGCAGCTTTGGGAGCATTGCAAGCTAAACCAGAGTATTTACAGGAAAATATTGGTGCGATCGCTGAAGTTAGAGAATTAGTTTTAGCATACCTTAAACAACTACAAGACTTATGTACTATCACTCATGCTGATGGTGCTTTTTATTTTTTCCTCAAAGTTCACACCCCAATGGATGCTTTTGAATTAGTTAAACAACTGATTCAGCAACATCAAATAGCCGTCATTCCCGGCACAACTTTTGGCATGGACAATGGCTGTTATCTAAGAGTAGCCTATGGTGCGTTGCAAAAAGATACTGTCCAAGTAGGCATGGCAAGATTAGTCAAGGGTTTAAAAACAATCTTGGCTACTGCAAACTAA
- the trmFO gene encoding FADH(2)-oxidizing methylenetetrahydrofolate--tRNA-(uracil(54)-C(5))-methyltransferase TrmFO, which translates to MDKQPIQVIGGGLAGTEAAWQIAQAGVPVILHEMRPKRFSPAHHTEDLAELVCSNSFGAMSSDRAAGLLHEELRQLGSVVISKADEHAVPAGGALAVDRGQFGQDLTQTLANHPLIEFRRGEVPAIPEGIVVLATGPLTSPDLTEDLHRFTGMEYMSFFDAASPIIVGDSINRDIAFMASRYDKGEAAYLNCPMNKEQYLLFWEALRQAEQTELKDFERETAKFFEACLPIEEQAQRGEDTMRYGPLKPVGLSDSRTGERPYAVVQLRQEDKAGQLWNMVGFQTNLRWGEQKRVFQMIPGLEKAEFVRLGVMHRNTFINAPQLMLPTLQFKQRPTLLAAGQLIGTEGYTAAAAGGCLAGINAARLALGKEPMILPNTTMMGALFDFISSASPKHFQPMPPNFGIFPDLGVKIKNKQERYGRYRDRSLADLASWKANL; encoded by the coding sequence ATAGACAAACAACCAATACAAGTAATTGGAGGTGGACTAGCTGGGACAGAGGCTGCATGGCAAATAGCCCAAGCTGGAGTACCTGTAATTTTACATGAGATGCGACCTAAACGCTTCAGCCCTGCCCATCATACCGAAGATTTGGCAGAGTTAGTATGTAGTAATTCCTTTGGCGCAATGTCAAGCGATCGCGCGGCGGGTTTGCTGCATGAAGAATTACGTCAACTAGGTTCTGTTGTTATATCCAAAGCCGATGAACACGCTGTACCGGCTGGGGGTGCGCTGGCTGTAGATAGAGGACAATTTGGGCAAGATTTAACCCAAACGTTAGCCAATCATCCTTTAATTGAGTTCCGGCGCGGGGAAGTCCCAGCCATCCCGGAAGGAATTGTGGTTTTAGCAACCGGCCCCTTAACCAGTCCCGACTTAACAGAGGACTTACACCGCTTCACCGGGATGGAATACATGAGTTTCTTTGATGCGGCTAGTCCCATCATTGTAGGAGATTCCATCAACCGCGATATTGCTTTTATGGCATCGCGCTATGACAAAGGTGAAGCCGCCTATCTGAACTGTCCCATGAACAAGGAGCAATATCTGCTGTTTTGGGAAGCACTGCGTCAAGCTGAACAAACAGAACTCAAGGACTTTGAGAGGGAAACCGCGAAATTTTTTGAAGCCTGTCTCCCCATTGAAGAACAAGCACAACGGGGAGAAGACACGATGCGTTACGGCCCTTTAAAACCAGTAGGTTTGTCTGATAGCCGCACCGGGGAACGTCCCTATGCAGTGGTGCAGTTGCGACAAGAAGATAAAGCCGGTCAGTTGTGGAATATGGTAGGCTTCCAAACAAATCTGCGTTGGGGTGAACAGAAGCGAGTATTTCAAATGATTCCCGGTTTGGAGAAAGCGGAATTTGTGCGCTTGGGAGTCATGCACCGCAACACCTTTATTAATGCACCCCAGTTAATGCTACCGACTTTGCAATTTAAACAGCGTCCGACATTGTTGGCGGCTGGACAGTTGATTGGGACTGAAGGTTATACAGCAGCAGCAGCCGGGGGTTGTTTGGCGGGAATTAATGCTGCACGGTTAGCTTTGGGGAAAGAACCAATGATACTTCCCAATACAACCATGATGGGAGCATTGTTTGATTTTATCAGTTCCGCCTCGCCTAAACATTTCCAACCGATGCCGCCCAATTTTGGTATTTTCCCCGATTTAGGAGTGAAAATCAAAAATAAACAGGAACGTTACGGACGTTATCGCGATCGCTCTTTGGCTGATTTGGCTAGTTGGAAAGCTAATTTGTAA
- a CDS encoding efflux RND transporter periplasmic adaptor subunit — MIAYIEVPIIGKVKHPTRWLVGLLAAGTLIVGTTSYSLINGGKNQDDVTQLTVPVESQNFTLRITASGKVVPVQSVNLSPKNPGVLAELYVEQGDRVEKGQIIARMDVGDIQAQIAQYRANLAQAQAQLAEAQAGTRPQEIAQSRARLAQAQAQLAEAQAGSRPQEIAKAQAQVDAARARVNYTSEQVKRYQYLYAQGAERKQLLDQAISEDKSAKANLAEAQKQVSLLQSGTRSEVVAARDAAVTEARAAFVLLEEGSRPEQIAQRQAAVKAAQAQLVGSQVRLQDTIIRAPFAGVVTQKYANIGAFVTPTTSASTSASATSSSIVAVAKGLEILAQIPEADIGRIQQGQQVEIVADAYPDEIFKGNVRLIAPEAVVEQGVTSFQVRVALDTGIDKLRSGLNVDLTFLGDRVNDALLLPTVAILTENGKNGVLVPDAKNKPQFREVTIGAQIQDQTQVISGLKAGDRVFIDLPKDYKIQKAKEKTNR, encoded by the coding sequence ATGATTGCGTACATAGAAGTTCCCATTATTGGTAAAGTGAAACACCCAACCAGATGGCTAGTTGGATTGTTAGCGGCTGGGACTTTGATTGTTGGTACAACTAGCTACAGCTTGATCAATGGGGGAAAGAATCAAGATGATGTAACACAACTGACTGTACCCGTAGAGTCCCAAAATTTCACCTTGCGGATTACAGCTAGTGGCAAGGTTGTGCCAGTTCAAAGTGTTAATCTTAGTCCCAAAAACCCTGGTGTATTAGCCGAGTTATATGTAGAACAAGGCGATCGCGTGGAGAAGGGACAAATTATTGCTCGGATGGATGTAGGTGACATCCAAGCCCAAATTGCTCAATACCGCGCCAATTTAGCCCAAGCTCAAGCCCAGTTAGCGGAAGCTCAAGCGGGGACTCGTCCTCAAGAAATTGCCCAGTCTAGAGCGCGTTTAGCCCAAGCTCAAGCTCAGTTAGCAGAAGCCCAAGCGGGTAGTCGTCCCCAAGAAATTGCCAAAGCCCAAGCTCAAGTAGATGCAGCCCGTGCTAGGGTAAATTACACATCTGAACAAGTCAAGCGTTATCAATACCTCTACGCACAAGGTGCAGAGAGAAAGCAATTACTTGATCAAGCTATTAGCGAAGACAAAAGTGCTAAAGCCAACTTAGCAGAAGCACAAAAACAAGTCTCACTGCTGCAAAGTGGTACTCGTAGCGAGGTTGTGGCTGCTAGAGATGCTGCTGTTACAGAAGCACGCGCCGCATTTGTACTTTTGGAAGAAGGTAGCCGTCCTGAACAAATTGCCCAACGCCAAGCAGCCGTGAAAGCAGCCCAAGCACAGTTGGTAGGATCACAGGTGAGGTTGCAAGATACCATTATTCGCGCGCCCTTTGCTGGAGTTGTCACCCAGAAATATGCCAACATTGGGGCTTTTGTAACTCCCACAACTTCCGCCTCAACCAGTGCATCGGCAACTTCTAGCTCAATTGTGGCTGTAGCCAAGGGTTTGGAAATATTAGCTCAAATCCCGGAAGCGGACATTGGACGCATCCAACAGGGACAGCAAGTAGAAATTGTTGCAGATGCCTATCCAGATGAAATTTTTAAAGGTAATGTTCGCCTTATTGCTCCTGAAGCAGTGGTAGAACAAGGTGTGACTTCCTTTCAAGTACGGGTAGCTCTTGATACTGGCATAGATAAACTACGTTCTGGTTTAAATGTGGATTTGACCTTTCTGGGCGATCGCGTCAATGATGCTTTATTATTACCGACCGTAGCCATCCTGACCGAAAATGGCAAAAATGGCGTGTTAGTACCCGATGCCAAAAATAAACCCCAGTTTCGAGAAGTGACTATTGGCGCACAAATCCAAGACCAAACCCAGGTTATATCAGGGCTAAAAGCAGGCGATCGCGTATTTATAGATTTGCCTAAAGACTACAAAATCCAAAAGGCTAAAGAAAAAACAAATCGATGA
- a CDS encoding murein hydrolase activator EnvC family protein: protein MKTALIRHWKLCWCLLIICWMLVWLPVSATPPTVNNLRQQQQQINQERQNVIQERDRLTNLQQAAQNHLTGIAKHLQTTNSQIQESEARLQAATQRLQQLEGDLAVAERSYEERQVATVARLRYLQRSPISQGWAVLLQSRDISDFISRRYQLKLVYQADQQILAKLNQQANLLIKQKTEVEEKKNEVAVIREQLLAQKADYQAQAQSQSELVQRLNSDRLALEAAQNQLERDSQNLETLIQQKVAEARAREEAQAKANNRKNVFIGGTGLFALPSNARTSSSFGWRVHPILGYRRFHAGLDFAASYGSTIRAADSGTVIFAGWYGGYGKTVIIDHGRGITTLYGHSSELYVTEGETVQRGQAIASVGSTGLSTGPHLHFEVRRNGTPVNPADYL from the coding sequence ATGAAAACGGCATTGATTCGACACTGGAAATTGTGCTGGTGTTTGCTTATAATTTGCTGGATGCTGGTTTGGCTACCAGTATCTGCAACACCTCCAACAGTTAACAACCTCCGACAACAACAGCAACAAATTAATCAAGAACGCCAGAATGTGATTCAGGAACGCGATCGCTTAACTAATTTACAACAAGCGGCGCAAAATCACCTGACTGGGATAGCCAAGCACCTGCAAACTACCAACAGCCAAATTCAAGAGAGTGAGGCGCGATTACAAGCTGCTACTCAACGTCTCCAGCAACTAGAAGGTGATTTAGCTGTAGCAGAACGTAGCTATGAAGAACGACAAGTAGCCACAGTCGCTAGATTAAGATATCTCCAGCGATCGCCAATCAGTCAAGGATGGGCAGTATTATTACAAAGCCGTGATATCAGCGACTTTATCAGTCGTCGCTATCAATTAAAGTTAGTGTATCAGGCAGACCAACAAATTTTGGCAAAACTGAATCAACAAGCCAACTTGCTAATTAAGCAAAAAACTGAGGTAGAAGAGAAAAAGAACGAAGTTGCTGTAATTAGAGAGCAATTATTGGCGCAAAAAGCTGACTATCAAGCTCAAGCACAGTCACAGTCAGAATTAGTGCAGAGGCTAAATAGCGATCGCCTAGCTTTAGAAGCCGCACAAAACCAATTAGAAAGAGATTCCCAAAATTTAGAAACCCTCATTCAACAAAAGGTAGCAGAAGCCAGAGCCAGAGAGGAGGCGCAAGCTAAAGCCAATAACCGGAAAAACGTTTTTATTGGCGGTACTGGATTATTTGCCCTTCCTAGCAATGCACGTACAAGCAGTTCCTTTGGCTGGCGTGTACATCCCATTCTCGGTTATCGCCGCTTTCATGCTGGGTTAGATTTTGCTGCTAGCTACGGGAGTACCATTCGCGCCGCGGATTCCGGGACAGTGATTTTTGCTGGTTGGTATGGCGGTTATGGTAAAACAGTAATTATCGATCACGGCAGAGGTATAACTACACTATACGGACACAGCAGTGAATTATATGTGACAGAAGGAGAAACAGTGCAAAGAGGTCAGGCGATCGCTTCTGTCGGTTCTACTGGGTTATCTACCGGGCCACACCTGCATTTTGAAGTCCGCCGCAATGGTACACCAGTCAACCCAGCCGATTATCTCTAA
- a CDS encoding DUF4007 family protein encodes MIQTSLNLKHQENPVSPVFANHETFHPRFGWLKKGFDATKRNPGIFLQDDAPVRLGVGKNMVRAIRYWCTAFKIIDKNSSPTPFGEKLLGNNGWDSYLEDPASLWLLHWNLLKPTCEAAAWYYVFNVFRDLDFTKEDILVGLKDYIGNFNKSIAESSFIKDISCILRMYAAQDFVKDNAPIEDSIDCPFNELGLIRHFGKTYQFKIGAKVNLPASIIVATCLEYASWASQDSKTITIRKLLYDEGSPGMVFKLTESILCAAIETVAKEFDTIILEDTAGLIQLSLPENPEILAEEILEKYYQ; translated from the coding sequence GTGATCCAAACTAGCTTAAACTTAAAACATCAAGAAAATCCAGTCAGTCCAGTATTTGCCAACCATGAAACTTTTCACCCGCGTTTTGGCTGGTTGAAAAAAGGATTTGATGCAACCAAGAGAAATCCCGGCATTTTCTTACAAGATGATGCACCTGTACGTTTAGGTGTGGGGAAAAACATGGTACGCGCTATTCGTTATTGGTGTACCGCTTTCAAAATTATTGATAAGAATAGCTCACCCACACCATTTGGAGAAAAACTTTTAGGAAACAACGGATGGGACTCTTATTTAGAAGATCCCGCTTCACTATGGTTATTACATTGGAATTTGCTAAAACCTACTTGTGAAGCAGCTGCTTGGTATTATGTTTTTAATGTTTTTCGAGATTTAGATTTTACAAAAGAAGATATTCTTGTAGGGCTTAAAGATTATATAGGTAATTTCAATAAATCTATTGCTGAATCTTCTTTTATCAAAGATATAAGTTGTATTTTAAGAATGTATGCAGCACAGGATTTTGTGAAAGACAATGCACCAATCGAAGACTCTATTGATTGTCCTTTTAATGAACTAGGTTTAATTCGTCATTTTGGGAAAACCTATCAGTTTAAAATTGGTGCGAAAGTGAATTTACCTGCATCAATTATAGTGGCTACTTGTTTAGAATATGCTAGTTGGGCAAGTCAAGATAGCAAAACAATTACTATCCGTAAATTACTTTATGATGAAGGTAGTCCGGGGATGGTATTTAAACTAACGGAAAGTATTTTATGTGCAGCTATTGAAACGGTTGCTAAAGAATTTGATACGATAATTCTTGAAGATACTGCTGGGTTAATTCAATTATCTTTACCTGAAAATCCAGAAATATTAGCTGAAGAAATTTTAGAAAAATATTATCAATAA